A window of Pirellula sp. SH-Sr6A contains these coding sequences:
- the asnS gene encoding asparagine--tRNA ligase — protein sequence MNSNWISVSKARDAQAIGSIAQVRGWVRTRRDSKGGFSFIEVNDGSCFGNLQIIADKTLPNYESDIPTLTVGSSVIVTGEIKASAGQGQATELFAHEVRILGTASATDYPLQKKQHTFEKLREWAHLRPRTNTFGAVTRVRNRLSHATHEFFQKEGFVYIHTPIITASDCEGAGQMFRVTTLPLDNPPTVNGKVDHAQDFFGKPSFLTVSGQLEGEAYATAMGKIYTFGPTFRAENSNTSRHLAEFWMIEPEMAFFELADNMDLAERYLKFMLHAILHDCHEDMDFFEKRIQPGLLEALRLVLEKPFTHLSYTEAIDILQGSNEKFDYPVAWGIDLQAEHERYITEKHVRGPVILYNYPKEIKSFYMRLNDDNKTVAAMDVLVPGVGEIIGGSQREERLDVLTSRMEEVGLKAEDYWWYLDLRRFGTVPHAGFGLGLERMVQYSTGMANIRDVIPFPRTPGNCEF from the coding sequence ATGAACAGCAACTGGATTTCGGTAAGCAAGGCTCGCGACGCGCAGGCGATTGGATCGATCGCACAAGTTCGAGGGTGGGTAAGGACTCGGCGCGATAGCAAGGGAGGCTTTAGCTTCATCGAGGTCAACGATGGCAGCTGCTTTGGCAATCTCCAAATCATCGCGGACAAAACTCTACCCAACTACGAGAGCGACATCCCCACTTTGACCGTTGGGAGCAGCGTGATCGTTACTGGGGAGATCAAGGCAAGTGCTGGGCAGGGGCAAGCGACCGAGTTGTTCGCGCACGAAGTTCGAATTCTTGGCACCGCGAGCGCCACAGACTATCCGCTTCAGAAAAAGCAACACACGTTTGAAAAGCTTCGGGAGTGGGCGCATCTCCGACCTCGCACGAATACGTTCGGTGCTGTCACTCGCGTACGCAATCGGCTCAGCCATGCGACACATGAGTTCTTTCAAAAAGAGGGATTCGTCTACATCCACACTCCGATCATCACCGCGAGCGATTGCGAGGGAGCGGGTCAGATGTTTCGTGTCACCACCCTTCCGCTCGACAACCCTCCGACGGTGAATGGCAAAGTCGACCATGCTCAGGATTTTTTTGGCAAGCCATCGTTCTTGACGGTGAGCGGACAGTTGGAGGGAGAGGCGTATGCGACCGCCATGGGAAAGATCTACACGTTTGGTCCCACCTTTCGAGCGGAGAACTCTAACACATCACGGCATTTGGCTGAGTTTTGGATGATCGAGCCTGAGATGGCGTTCTTCGAGCTCGCAGACAATATGGACTTGGCCGAGCGGTATTTGAAGTTCATGTTGCACGCGATCTTGCACGACTGTCATGAGGACATGGACTTTTTTGAGAAGCGAATCCAGCCTGGTTTGCTCGAGGCGCTTCGTTTGGTTCTGGAAAAGCCCTTTACCCATCTTTCCTACACGGAAGCAATTGACATTTTGCAGGGTAGTAACGAGAAGTTTGATTATCCAGTTGCATGGGGTATCGATTTGCAAGCGGAGCACGAACGATATATTACGGAGAAGCATGTTCGTGGTCCGGTGATTCTCTACAACTATCCAAAAGAGATTAAGTCGTTCTACATGCGGCTCAACGATGACAACAAAACCGTCGCAGCCATGGACGTTCTCGTTCCTGGTGTCGGGGAGATCATCGGCGGTAGCCAGCGTGAGGAGCGGCTTGATGTTTTGACCTCTCGTATGGAAGAGGTTGGATTGAAGGCAGAAGATTATTGGTGGTACTTGGATCTACGCCGCTTCGGTACGGTCCCTCACGCGGGATTCGGACTGGGGTTGGAGCGGATGGTCCAATACTCCACAGGGATGGCGAACATTCGCGACGTTATTCCGTTCCCGCGGACTCCCGGGAATTGCGAATTCTAG